The following proteins are encoded in a genomic region of Cyclonatronum proteinivorum:
- a CDS encoding PQQ-dependent sugar dehydrogenase, with protein sequence MKPDFFFRFSFRPVLIFLLLFVVLAGCRMPEGPVRLSGDVPEALGWQAVTVLEGLEHPWAVAWISEDELLITERPGRLRIVRDGVLLPDPVAGVPPVFADGQGGLLDLTLHPDFEENRLVYLTYAAGDRDANRTTVARGVFDGSSLTAVEVIFETNVAKTGNQHFGSRMAWLPGNELLVSIADGGNYIRFDGGWIREQAQNRRNHLGTVVRLTDAGRAAQGAPFTEAEAGEDVLPEIWTWGHRNIQGLAYDPVSGRVWANEHGARGGDELNLLTEGSNFGWPLVTYSREYHFTRISRKTKKPGKVDPLVVWTPAQAPSGLAVYHGEVFPEWQGNLFSGGLVSGEIRRIMLEGETVVGEEKLTIGDRVRDVRVGPDGHLYVLTDESNGRLIRIERG encoded by the coding sequence ATGAAACCTGATTTCTTTTTCCGCTTTTCTTTCCGGCCGGTTTTGATTTTCCTCCTGCTTTTTGTGGTTTTGGCCGGTTGCCGCATGCCCGAGGGACCCGTGCGGCTTTCGGGGGATGTGCCCGAGGCCTTAGGCTGGCAGGCCGTAACCGTGCTCGAAGGGCTGGAGCACCCCTGGGCGGTGGCGTGGATCAGCGAGGATGAGCTGCTGATTACCGAGCGTCCGGGGCGGCTTCGGATTGTGCGCGATGGCGTGCTGTTGCCGGATCCGGTTGCCGGCGTGCCGCCCGTGTTTGCTGATGGTCAGGGCGGACTGCTTGACCTTACGCTGCATCCGGATTTTGAGGAAAACCGGCTGGTGTACCTCACCTACGCTGCGGGCGACCGCGATGCCAACCGTACGACGGTCGCGCGGGGCGTTTTTGACGGCAGCAGCCTCACCGCGGTTGAAGTCATCTTCGAGACCAATGTCGCCAAAACCGGGAATCAGCATTTTGGCTCGCGCATGGCCTGGCTGCCCGGCAATGAGCTGCTCGTGAGCATTGCTGATGGCGGCAACTACATCCGCTTCGACGGCGGCTGGATACGGGAGCAGGCACAGAACCGGAGGAATCACCTCGGTACGGTGGTGAGGCTGACCGATGCGGGCCGCGCCGCGCAGGGCGCGCCGTTTACGGAGGCTGAAGCCGGGGAGGACGTCCTGCCCGAAATCTGGACCTGGGGACACCGCAATATTCAGGGGCTGGCGTACGATCCGGTGAGCGGTCGCGTGTGGGCGAATGAACACGGCGCGCGCGGGGGCGATGAGCTGAATCTCCTCACCGAAGGCAGCAATTTCGGATGGCCGCTGGTGACTTACAGCCGCGAGTATCATTTCACCCGCATCAGCCGGAAAACGAAGAAGCCGGGCAAGGTTGATCCGCTGGTGGTCTGGACCCCCGCGCAGGCGCCGAGCGGGCTTGCGGTGTATCACGGGGAGGTGTTCCCCGAATGGCAGGGCAACCTGTTCAGCGGCGGTCTCGTGAGCGGGGAAATCCGCCGGATTATGCTGGAAGGGGAAACCGTTGTCGGAGAAGAAAAGCTCACGATTGGTGATCGCGTCCGTGATGTACGGGTTGGTCCGGACGGACATTTGTATGTGCTCACCGATGAAAGCAACGGGCGGCTGATCCGGATTGAGCGGGGGTAA
- a CDS encoding PmeII family type II restriction endonuclease, with protein sequence MTNEDELIEKVVDFVEQSIFQPHIKASLEKHTKLRSYKINPIIVKYLSKVLEDEYTPIGVAKALYFPRVLGTSINTSFGTQVQNMFVELGIAQGSMIKGMDIEFIDRHDNRKKWCQLKAGPNTINSEDVKPILSKFEGTIRLAKTNNAMRGIRNSDFIVGVLYGTSNELSQHYRKINDVYPVYIGNEFWSRITGYENIYSKLEDEMQAMIESLNTHDFINQGCNTLAEEISRSSIFDFR encoded by the coding sequence ATGACAAACGAAGACGAACTTATTGAAAAGGTTGTAGACTTTGTTGAACAAAGTATTTTTCAGCCACACATTAAGGCCTCATTGGAAAAGCATACTAAATTACGGTCATATAAAATAAACCCAATAATAGTAAAATATTTGTCTAAAGTTTTGGAGGATGAATACACCCCAATAGGTGTTGCGAAAGCTTTATATTTTCCAAGGGTATTAGGAACTTCAATAAATACTTCTTTTGGTACTCAAGTGCAAAATATGTTTGTTGAATTAGGGATCGCCCAGGGTTCGATGATTAAGGGGATGGATATTGAGTTTATAGATAGACATGATAATCGAAAAAAATGGTGTCAGCTAAAAGCGGGGCCAAACACTATTAACTCTGAAGACGTAAAACCGATATTGTCAAAATTTGAAGGTACAATTAGACTTGCTAAAACAAACAACGCGATGCGTGGCATAAGAAACTCAGATTTTATTGTCGGTGTATTATATGGTACATCAAACGAGCTCAGTCAGCACTATCGTAAAATTAATGATGTTTATCCGGTTTATATTGGTAATGAATTTTGGAGTAGGATAACTGGGTATGAGAATATTTACAGTAAACTGGAAGATGAAATGCAAGCAATGATTGAATCTTTAAATACGCACGATTTTATAAACCAAGGTTGTAATACACTAGCTGAGGAAATTAGCCGGTCATCGATTTTTGACTTTCGTTAA
- the dcm gene encoding DNA (cytosine-5-)-methyltransferase, whose protein sequence is MKEFYTLSEAADYLGKSKQTLRRWDREGLLIASREPVSNYRIYKKEMLNQFVGDLFDRSVQDNETNYVPSNKPYSVLELFAGAGGLAIGLEKSGLNCIALNEIDKWACETLRMNRPHWNILEGDIKDFDFSSFKGKTDIVTGGFPCQAFSYAGKKLGLSDARGTLFYEFARVVDEVQPIVCVGENVRGLLSHDNGRTIQGMISILDEIGYNVVPVQILKAIHYRVPQKRERVFLVAIRKDVEVEYNYPAKYNRIYNLSDALKKGELFDSDVPESDGAKYPKYKKKVMEMVPPKGYWRDLPIDIQKEYMGGSYHLDGGKTGMARRIGWDEPCLTLTCSPAQKQTERCHPDETRPFTVREYARIQTFPDDWQFAGSIAQQYKQIGNAVPVNLGEEIGYSLIDFLNRYSSIINESQKSMTG, encoded by the coding sequence ATGAAAGAATTTTATACACTAAGTGAAGCTGCTGATTACCTAGGCAAAAGTAAACAAACCCTTAGACGTTGGGATCGAGAAGGTCTATTAATCGCAAGCCGTGAACCCGTTTCTAATTACCGTATCTATAAAAAAGAAATGCTAAATCAATTTGTTGGGGATCTATTTGACCGAAGTGTACAGGACAATGAAACAAACTATGTTCCATCGAATAAACCTTACTCTGTTCTTGAGCTTTTCGCAGGCGCGGGGGGGCTTGCGATTGGCTTAGAAAAATCAGGTTTGAACTGTATAGCTCTTAACGAAATTGACAAATGGGCATGCGAAACACTTCGTATGAACAGACCGCATTGGAATATTTTAGAAGGGGATATAAAAGATTTTGATTTCTCGTCCTTTAAAGGTAAAACGGACATCGTTACCGGAGGTTTTCCATGTCAGGCTTTTAGCTATGCTGGTAAAAAACTTGGTCTTTCGGATGCCCGTGGAACTCTTTTCTATGAATTTGCAAGAGTTGTTGACGAAGTACAGCCCATTGTGTGTGTTGGTGAAAATGTAAGAGGGTTATTAAGCCATGACAACGGCAGAACTATACAAGGTATGATATCTATTTTAGATGAAATAGGGTATAATGTAGTACCAGTACAAATACTAAAAGCTATACATTATAGAGTTCCACAAAAACGTGAACGAGTTTTTCTTGTAGCAATCCGTAAAGATGTAGAAGTCGAATATAACTATCCAGCAAAATATAATCGCATCTATAATCTATCTGATGCGCTAAAGAAAGGCGAACTTTTTGATTCAGATGTTCCCGAATCTGATGGTGCAAAATACCCTAAATACAAAAAGAAGGTAATGGAGATGGTACCGCCTAAAGGTTATTGGAGAGACTTGCCAATTGACATTCAAAAAGAGTATATGGGAGGGAGTTACCACCTTGATGGAGGTAAAACGGGAATGGCAAGAAGGATTGGATGGGATGAGCCATGCCTCACATTAACTTGCAGTCCCGCTCAAAAACAAACTGAAAGATGCCATCCAGACGAAACCAGACCCTTTACAGTTCGGGAATACGCTAGAATTCAGACGTTTCCCGACGATTGGCAGTTTGCGGGTTCCATAGCTCAGCAGTACAAACAGATCGGTAACGCGGTACCTGTAAACCTTGGAGAAGAGATTGGTTATTCGTTAATTGACTTTTTAAACAGGTATAGCAGTATTATTAACGAAAGTCAAAAATCGATGACCGGCTAA
- a CDS encoding McrB family protein, which produces MSGLLFSDQTILRFIASLLTKPFVILTGLSGSGKTKLAQAFAMWISESEEQYCLVPVGADWTNREPLLGYPNALKDQEYVKPENRVLDLILGANQNSHLPYFLILDEMNLSHVERYFADFLSAMESGEKIALHSGSEAWNGVPSSLKLPDNLFIIGTVNIDETTNMFSPKVLDRASTIEFRVSKSDIHSFLDEMQSLNMKALEGKGAGTGASFLEMARTKTHGAMPDKGLRESLLLFFEELSKTGAEFGYRSASEIVRLIRNLEALDPQGALTADQRLDIAVMQKLLPKLHGSRRKLVPVLKTLAGLCLKEVREDIVRDVLGNTAYTASDPDNVKYPLSLEKITRMYQGAIDNGYASYAEA; this is translated from the coding sequence GTGAGCGGTCTTCTGTTCTCAGACCAAACAATCCTCCGCTTCATCGCCTCTCTCCTTACCAAACCCTTCGTAATCCTCACAGGCCTTTCGGGTTCCGGAAAAACCAAGCTTGCACAGGCTTTTGCGATGTGGATTTCTGAGAGCGAAGAGCAGTACTGTTTGGTCCCGGTAGGTGCTGACTGGACGAACCGGGAGCCGCTTTTGGGCTACCCCAACGCGCTAAAGGATCAGGAGTATGTGAAACCGGAAAACCGGGTTCTGGATTTAATCCTCGGGGCAAATCAAAACAGTCATCTGCCGTATTTCCTAATTCTTGACGAAATGAACCTCAGCCATGTGGAGCGTTATTTTGCTGATTTCCTGAGTGCCATGGAGTCCGGAGAAAAAATAGCGCTGCATAGCGGGTCGGAAGCCTGGAACGGAGTGCCGTCTTCGCTTAAACTGCCGGATAACCTGTTTATCATTGGTACAGTCAACATTGACGAAACGACCAATATGTTCAGTCCCAAAGTGCTCGACCGCGCCAGCACCATTGAGTTCAGGGTCAGTAAATCCGATATCCACAGTTTCCTCGACGAAATGCAGTCCTTAAATATGAAAGCCCTTGAAGGCAAAGGAGCCGGTACGGGTGCTTCTTTTCTTGAAATGGCGCGCACTAAAACGCATGGCGCAATGCCTGATAAAGGTCTTCGTGAAAGCCTGCTGCTCTTTTTCGAAGAGCTCAGTAAGACCGGTGCCGAATTCGGGTACCGGTCAGCTTCAGAAATTGTCCGGCTGATTCGTAACCTTGAAGCGCTTGACCCTCAAGGAGCGCTTACGGCAGATCAGAGGCTTGATATTGCGGTGATGCAGAAACTGCTTCCCAAACTGCACGGCTCAAGACGAAAACTTGTGCCGGTACTGAAAACCCTGGCCGGGCTGTGCCTGAAGGAAGTCCGTGAAGATATCGTCAGAGATGTTTTGGGCAATACCGCCTATACCGCAAGCGATCCGGATAACGTGAAGTACCCGCTTTCGCTGGAAAAGATTACCCGCATGTATCAGGGCGCGATTGATAACGGATACGCAAGCTATGCAGAAGCCTGA
- a CDS encoding DUF2357 domain-containing protein, translating into MQKPDPVSRPVSDGVLKIPLDTVEKGLKLIIEERRKGTLFELDAVAEGFHEARHQLLEGQSYDFEFSSNDFCFGEPKVRAGRIVQARKSRPHMGTLEPNIFVGTLQLDVCRKSQPEVSCGAVQLEVQSVKTGYRDDYRNMLEYITDRCTALLMQSDSPVRQMVEVDYEADYESLYQRFAFVRSVIGSDDFAAAVHRVVTAPVTGWREISEKQDVRRIRRFSASGIREITQGRNRQQLSALHPLAQQGIPSMPARVHSSIKTDSVDTPENRFIKYALESFAFFCAGIHESVSVQPGSALHTESADLVNRLESWLQHSMFREVSRPATLRINSPVLQRKTGYRAVLRAWLMFDLAAKLVWRGGDDVYQAGKKDIATLYEYWLFFQLTDLFSGMFRLEQQALEKLIVPDTSQLNLTLKQGKETILHGVFRTESRALQVRFSYNRTYSGTSFEKSYPGPGSWTTAMRPDYSLTVWPAGISEAIAEQEELIVHIHFDAKYKVENLADYLRERAEAAPEMIDSEKQREREGRYKNADLLKMHAYKDAIRRTGGAYVLYPGDIPVRRQGFHEIIPGLGAFPVKPSRDETGIQELRQFIEEVIRHFINRSSQREKAALKLWQVHREEPKVNHSVARSVPEAYGVNRDHIPDETQVLVGYCNRQEQFDWIRAKKRYNFRTDGSQGSLVLDSKTVTAKYLLIHRAGKDETAELWEIISDGPEVFSKEKLLQMDYPGPSQPYYLVIKIKKASAGEFRGLVWEHGKLAGYKEGLRKGLPFTVTLSELMAVSRKVPVLTGEPD; encoded by the coding sequence ATGCAGAAGCCTGATCCTGTTTCTCGTCCCGTTTCTGATGGGGTTCTGAAAATCCCGCTGGATACGGTTGAAAAGGGACTCAAGCTCATTATTGAAGAGCGCAGGAAAGGTACGCTGTTTGAACTTGATGCCGTGGCTGAAGGATTTCATGAAGCGCGGCATCAGCTCCTTGAGGGGCAGTCGTATGATTTTGAATTCAGCAGCAACGATTTTTGCTTCGGTGAGCCGAAAGTACGTGCCGGTCGTATAGTGCAGGCCCGAAAGAGCAGACCGCACATGGGTACCCTTGAGCCGAATATTTTTGTAGGTACGCTGCAGCTGGATGTTTGCCGCAAGTCTCAGCCGGAGGTCAGCTGCGGTGCCGTTCAGCTGGAAGTGCAGTCCGTTAAAACCGGCTACCGTGACGATTACCGGAATATGCTCGAATATATCACGGACCGCTGCACGGCCCTGCTTATGCAGTCGGATTCGCCCGTGCGTCAGATGGTTGAAGTCGATTATGAAGCAGACTATGAAAGCCTGTATCAGCGCTTTGCGTTTGTACGGTCTGTGATCGGGTCAGATGATTTTGCGGCTGCGGTACACCGGGTTGTTACCGCACCTGTCACAGGCTGGCGTGAAATCAGTGAGAAGCAGGATGTGCGCAGAATTCGCCGGTTTTCGGCTTCCGGTATTCGGGAAATTACGCAGGGCCGCAACCGTCAGCAGCTTTCCGCCTTGCACCCCCTCGCACAACAGGGCATTCCGAGCATGCCTGCCCGCGTACACAGCAGCATAAAAACAGACTCCGTCGATACGCCTGAGAACCGTTTCATAAAATATGCACTCGAAAGTTTTGCTTTTTTCTGTGCAGGTATTCATGAAAGCGTATCTGTGCAGCCGGGCTCAGCCCTGCATACGGAATCGGCTGATTTGGTGAACAGGCTGGAATCATGGCTGCAGCACAGCATGTTCCGCGAGGTCTCGCGTCCGGCAACGCTTCGCATCAACAGCCCGGTGCTGCAGCGGAAAACGGGATACAGGGCAGTGCTCCGAGCATGGCTAATGTTTGACCTTGCGGCCAAACTGGTCTGGCGCGGCGGTGATGATGTGTATCAGGCCGGAAAAAAAGACATCGCGACCCTGTATGAATACTGGCTGTTTTTCCAGCTGACCGATCTCTTTAGCGGGATGTTCCGCCTCGAACAGCAGGCACTGGAAAAGCTGATAGTGCCGGACACTTCGCAGCTGAATCTCACCCTGAAGCAGGGCAAAGAAACCATCCTTCACGGTGTATTCAGGACGGAAAGCCGTGCACTGCAGGTTCGGTTCAGCTATAACCGCACGTACAGCGGCACATCGTTCGAAAAAAGCTATCCTGGTCCGGGCAGCTGGACCACCGCAATGCGGCCTGATTACAGCCTGACGGTATGGCCTGCCGGAATTAGTGAGGCGATTGCTGAACAGGAAGAGCTGATTGTTCACATACACTTCGACGCCAAGTATAAGGTAGAAAACCTTGCCGACTATCTTCGGGAAAGGGCTGAAGCTGCTCCGGAAATGATAGATTCTGAAAAGCAGCGTGAGCGGGAGGGGCGTTATAAAAATGCGGATCTGCTTAAAATGCACGCCTACAAGGATGCCATCCGGCGCACGGGCGGCGCGTATGTGCTTTATCCCGGCGACATTCCCGTGAGGCGGCAGGGCTTTCACGAAATCATCCCCGGACTTGGTGCTTTCCCCGTGAAGCCTTCACGGGATGAAACCGGCATACAGGAACTTCGGCAGTTTATTGAAGAGGTCATCCGGCACTTCATCAACCGTTCGAGTCAGCGGGAAAAAGCGGCACTAAAACTGTGGCAGGTGCACCGAGAAGAACCAAAGGTCAATCACTCGGTTGCCCGCTCTGTCCCCGAAGCTTACGGCGTGAACCGGGATCATATTCCCGACGAAACGCAGGTGCTGGTGGGTTACTGCAACAGGCAGGAACAGTTTGACTGGATTCGGGCGAAGAAACGCTATAATTTCAGAACAGACGGCAGTCAGGGTTCTCTTGTGCTTGACAGCAAAACGGTAACTGCAAAATACTTGCTGATCCACAGAGCGGGGAAGGATGAAACGGCTGAACTATGGGAGATCATTTCGGATGGTCCGGAAGTTTTTTCAAAAGAAAAGCTGCTCCAAATGGACTATCCCGGTCCGTCGCAGCCCTATTATCTGGTAATCAAAATCAAAAAGGCTTCAGCCGGGGAATTCAGGGGTTTGGTATGGGAGCATGGTAAACTTGCCGGTTATAAAGAAGGCTTAAGGAAAGGGCTGCCTTTCACGGTCACACTTTCAGAGCTGATGGCCGTATCCCGTAAAGTACCGGTACTGACCGGGGAGCCCGATTAA
- a CDS encoding very short patch repair endonuclease, with protein sequence MADVHTPETRSFNMSRIRSKDTKPEMRLRSGLHRRGLRYRLHSKKLPGKPDLSFRKYRTAVFVNGCFWHGHQGCPKFVMPKTRTEWWENKISRTRERDAAAYAKLRASGWKVIVVWECELRGDEGELALNRVFAEITDNNPA encoded by the coding sequence ATGGCCGACGTCCACACTCCCGAAACCCGTAGTTTTAACATGAGCCGCATCCGGTCGAAGGATACGAAGCCGGAGATGCGGCTGCGTTCGGGACTGCACCGGCGCGGACTCCGGTACCGGCTGCACAGTAAAAAACTGCCCGGTAAGCCGGATTTATCTTTCCGTAAATACCGGACCGCTGTATTTGTTAACGGTTGCTTTTGGCACGGTCATCAGGGCTGCCCCAAATTTGTGATGCCCAAAACGCGCACCGAATGGTGGGAAAACAAAATCAGCCGCACCCGTGAGCGTGACGCCGCCGCATACGCTAAACTCCGGGCTTCAGGCTGGAAAGTGATTGTCGTTTGGGAATGTGAGCTGAGGGGGGATGAGGGGGAACTAGCCCTGAACCGGGTATTTGCGGAAATTACCGACAATAACCCTGCTTAA
- a CDS encoding AAA family ATPase, with product MQNPGINEQMGIVKTARGYGFDYHELVRYLPPGFYEPAFDTEARKFCLNRTAFGNSTEAQTQYISQNYFEVEAYVKPFAYLRKSVDKFLASKAFYNEKKLDYKRSFLLCGDPGTGKSRFIAQMAERAIKEQEAVVIRVHSRNSFEELLKGVDTLASFLSDRMKIIIIEELYELIKDKSLAEVLNLLDSPKLKENVLFMITTNHPDRIPYNLIDRPSRIDEIIPVYKEDFQSEFIIKWFEHVMEQDFPEKELNSGFLKDVSGKLTLAYLQEVFLKSYMEDLSLSESYRKIKIRQEMISRQFARSGEIGF from the coding sequence ATGCAAAACCCCGGAATAAACGAACAGATGGGCATCGTAAAAACAGCCCGCGGCTATGGATTTGACTATCACGAACTTGTGCGCTATTTGCCACCCGGGTTTTATGAGCCCGCTTTTGATACTGAGGCGCGGAAATTTTGCCTCAACCGAACCGCCTTCGGAAACAGCACAGAAGCGCAGACGCAGTACATTTCCCAAAACTACTTCGAAGTGGAAGCGTACGTAAAGCCGTTTGCTTACCTGAGAAAATCGGTTGATAAATTTCTGGCCTCAAAGGCATTCTACAACGAGAAAAAACTCGATTATAAAAGGTCTTTTCTGCTATGCGGAGATCCTGGAACCGGCAAAAGCAGATTCATTGCCCAAATGGCCGAGCGGGCCATTAAAGAGCAGGAAGCCGTTGTGATCAGGGTACACTCCCGGAACAGCTTCGAAGAACTTTTGAAGGGCGTGGATACGCTTGCATCTTTTCTGAGCGACCGGATGAAGATCATCATCATTGAAGAGCTTTATGAACTGATAAAAGACAAGTCGCTGGCTGAAGTTTTGAACCTGCTGGATTCACCCAAGCTGAAGGAAAATGTGCTGTTCATGATCACCACGAATCACCCGGATCGCATCCCCTACAATCTGATAGACCGGCCTTCCCGGATTGATGAAATCATCCCGGTGTATAAGGAAGATTTTCAGTCGGAATTCATCATAAAGTGGTTCGAGCATGTAATGGAACAGGACTTTCCGGAAAAAGAACTTAACTCTGGCTTCCTGAAAGATGTCAGCGGAAAACTAACCCTCGCCTACCTGCAGGAAGTCTTCCTCAAATCCTATATGGAAGACCTGAGTTTGAGTGAATCTTACCGGAAAATCAAAATCAGGCAGGAAATGATCAGCCGGCAGTTTGCCCGCAGCGGCGAGATCGGATTTTGA
- a CDS encoding ADP-ribosylglycohydrolase family protein: MMNTRSQNTTPFHDKLTGMLFGLAAGDALGTTLEFTARDSNPPLTDIVGGGPFGLPPGAWTDDTSMALCLGESLIACKGFDPADQMRRYLRWHSEGHLSSTGRCFDIGITTLRSLQKFEALNEPYAGSTDPYSAGNGSIMRLAPVVMYFHGQGEEVCRRYAAESSRTTHGAPECLDGCELMASALWHLASGSSREKMLVTLGKISLRSTGRLTDLQQGGFTQKSRAEIKGSGYVVDSLEAALWCLFTTDSFKDAVLMAANLGDDADTTAAVCGQLAGAFYGKSAIPGSWLAKLALPQTLDSIATGLVQGGSERPE; encoded by the coding sequence ATCATGAATACCCGCTCTCAAAACACCACACCATTTCACGACAAACTCACCGGAATGCTCTTTGGCCTTGCTGCCGGAGATGCGCTGGGAACAACCCTTGAATTTACCGCGCGGGACAGCAATCCCCCGCTAACCGATATTGTTGGGGGCGGCCCTTTCGGGCTTCCGCCCGGTGCATGGACCGACGATACCTCGATGGCGCTATGCCTGGGGGAAAGCCTGATTGCATGTAAGGGCTTTGACCCGGCTGACCAAATGAGGCGCTATCTGCGCTGGCATAGTGAAGGTCACCTCAGCAGTACCGGGCGCTGTTTCGATATCGGCATCACCACCCTCCGGAGCCTGCAGAAATTTGAGGCGCTTAACGAGCCTTATGCTGGTTCAACCGATCCGTACAGTGCCGGAAACGGCAGCATCATGCGGCTTGCACCGGTTGTGATGTACTTCCACGGGCAGGGGGAGGAAGTCTGTCGCAGATACGCTGCCGAAAGCTCCCGCACGACACACGGCGCACCCGAGTGCCTCGATGGCTGTGAACTGATGGCATCCGCCTTGTGGCACCTTGCTTCCGGCAGCAGCAGGGAAAAGATGCTCGTTACGCTCGGCAAAATCAGCCTCAGATCAACAGGACGACTCACCGACTTGCAGCAGGGAGGATTCACGCAGAAAAGCAGGGCAGAAATTAAAGGCAGCGGGTATGTCGTCGATTCCCTCGAAGCTGCCCTTTGGTGTCTGTTTACCACGGATTCCTTCAAAGATGCCGTGCTGATGGCAGCCAATCTGGGCGATGATGCCGACACAACCGCGGCTGTATGCGGTCAGCTTGCCGGCGCTTTCTACGGCAAGAGCGCCATTCCGGGCTCCTGGCTCGCAAAACTTGCCCTTCCGCAAACCCTTGATAGCATTGCAACCGGCCTTGTACAGGGTGGCTCGGAAAGACCTGAGTAA
- a CDS encoding AAA family ATPase — translation MSANTISNPSVPNTIDRMPQHIARYYIDYGSHIAFPKELAYSEFPAGLYLPDRSDEGNFVLTRIDPFRRQALLEMHRNNRIRDEAEQDAQAAGNAEFDSFIEQIELEDLAFMEEMERITQQSSRTPANPVHSRMSDKHSVTATALSSLNRLERGDYLSEGYFPLEKYNPGLKRVSEAISEFLQNRRIFVENRLGYRRSVLLFGEPGTGKSRFIDNLCKQLIQMHKAVVIRIDSRFQLELVVDKGLVLLETHLADRLKIFIIEELAEMSSYRGNSSLLNFLDNAILRNNVIYLMTTNNPDRVPKNLTDRPSRIDVLEEAGRENLPGFQEAWYKHVTGQELPESEKHHAWYSAKMTPAYLKELFLLSRMKGIQPHEAYGYLEHRIKLVKNNFAEKRELGFG, via the coding sequence ATGTCAGCAAATACTATTTCCAATCCTTCTGTGCCCAATACAATTGACCGCATGCCGCAGCACATTGCACGCTACTATATCGACTACGGCTCACATATTGCCTTCCCCAAAGAGCTGGCTTACAGTGAGTTTCCGGCAGGCCTTTACCTGCCCGACCGGTCCGATGAAGGCAACTTTGTCCTCACACGCATAGATCCGTTCAGGCGGCAGGCCTTGCTTGAAATGCACCGGAACAACCGCATTAGGGATGAGGCCGAACAGGACGCTCAGGCAGCGGGAAATGCAGAGTTCGACTCATTTATCGAGCAAATTGAGCTCGAGGATCTTGCTTTTATGGAAGAGATGGAGCGCATAACGCAGCAAAGTAGTCGTACGCCTGCTAACCCGGTTCATAGCAGAATGAGCGACAAACATTCGGTGACCGCAACTGCGCTGAGCAGTCTGAACCGGCTTGAAAGGGGTGATTACCTCAGCGAGGGGTATTTCCCGCTCGAAAAATACAATCCCGGCCTGAAACGGGTATCTGAAGCCATCAGCGAATTTCTCCAAAACCGCCGCATATTTGTCGAGAACAGGCTCGGCTACCGCAGGTCCGTACTGCTGTTCGGAGAACCGGGCACAGGAAAGTCCAGATTCATAGATAACCTCTGCAAGCAGCTTATTCAGATGCATAAAGCAGTTGTAATTCGCATTGACTCCCGTTTTCAGTTGGAACTGGTTGTCGATAAAGGACTGGTTCTCCTTGAAACGCATCTGGCCGACCGCCTGAAAATCTTCATTATTGAGGAGCTGGCAGAAATGAGCTCCTATCGTGGCAACAGTAGCCTGCTCAATTTCCTCGACAATGCCATTCTTCGAAACAACGTCATTTACCTGATGACAACCAACAACCCCGATCGGGTGCCCAAGAACCTTACCGACCGGCCAAGCCGCATCGATGTACTCGAAGAAGCTGGCCGCGAAAACCTCCCGGGCTTTCAGGAAGCCTGGTATAAACACGTAACCGGTCAGGAATTGCCGGAAAGCGAAAAGCATCACGCGTGGTATTCGGCTAAAATGACCCCCGCCTACCTCAAAGAGCTCTTCCTGCTCTCCCGGATGAAAGGAATACAGCCGCATGAAGCCTACGGGTACCTCGAACACCGCATCAAGCTCGTGAAAAACAACTTTGCAGAAAAGCGTGAACTCGGCTTCGGCTGA